The following nucleotide sequence is from Pedobacter sp. PACM 27299.
ATATGGGAACTTCCCATGCCATGGCCTATCATCAGTTAACAGGTTTTAAAATCTGTGGAATTGTATCCAGAGGAGATAGTAAGGTGATTTTGAATGAAAAATTAGGTGGTGGTTATCCTTTATTCCATGATTTTGAAACTGCCTTGAGCGAGACTAGGCCTGATGCAGTTTGTATTTCAACCTATCCCGATACCCATGAATCTTTTGCGGTAAAGGCGATGGAGCAGGGTTGTCATGTGTTTATAGAAAAGCCTTTGGCAGATTCTTTGGAAGCGGCACAGCGCGTGGCAGATGCGGCGAAAAGGTATGGAAAGAAGCTGTTGGTCGGTTATATTCTAAGGTATCATCCATCCTGGACACGTTTTATCGAACTGTCTCAGGAAATGGGTAAACCACTGGTGATGCGCATGAACCTCAATCAGCAAAGTCAGGGGGCAAAATGGAATGTTCATCAGAATTTAATGAAAAGCCTGAGTCCGATTGTGGATTGTGGCGTGCATTATATTGATGTGATGTGTCAGATGACACGCTCCAGACCTGTTCAGGTCAGCGCAATTGGTGCAAGGCTGACCAATGATATTCCAGAAGACAATTATAATTACGGGCAGTTACAGATCCGTTTTGAGGATGGATCTGTGGGCTGGTATGAGTCGGGATGGGGCCCAATGATGAGTGAGACCGCATTTTTTATAAAGGATGTAGTTGGACCAAAAGGGGCAGTGTCTATTCTGGCAAAGGAAGCTTCGGCTGCGGGTAAATCCGATGTGATTGATGCGCATACGAAGACGGAATCTATTAAAGTGCATTATGCCGATCTGGATCAGGATGGAAAATTTTCCCGGTCGGATGAATGGATTGACCTGCATGATGAACCAGATCATTTAGAGTTGTGTAAAAGAGAACAGCGACATTTTCTTAGGGCAATTCTGGAAGATTTGGACCTTACAGCGCCTACTCAGGATGCATTAAATAGTTTAAAAGTAGCATTTGCTAGTGATGAATCGGTTCGGACAGGGAACGTCGTTAAATTGATCTAATAATTTTATAAAAATGAATTTTTAAGGGTCTGCTATCAGCAGGCCTTTTTTGTTTTACAAATAATTTTAAGTTTTATCATTGTTTTTACTTAGTGTATTATTATTTGTGTAAATACAAATCTTAATTGGTGTTAAATATTTGTTTTTTCGGCTTTTATCGGCAAAAAATATTTTTATATTTTACACTTAGTGTATATTATTTTGATATTTTTGTTGCGGGAGTTTAGTTGTTGTCGCAGTAAGGCAATGCTCCTGAACTTTATTTACGGGGTTAATTTAAGATGGATTACGCGCTTAAAATGTAAGCTGTCTAATTGATTGGTGAAGCGGGATTTTTCAGTTTGAATCGCAGGTCAGTTTAAATCTATTATCAGTTCAAATTTGTCCATTTTTATGAGAGCTTTAAAGATATCACAGAGTATTACCAATAGAAAGAGCGATTCCCTTGAGAAGTATTTGAATGAACTTGGGAAATATGAATTACTAAAAATAGAAGATGAGATCCAGTTGGCCATGCGCATTGCAGAAGGAGATGAGGTGGCATTGGAGAAATTAGTGAATGCAAACCTTCGATTTGTGATTTCTGTTTCCAAGAAATACCAGGACAAAGGGGTTCGGCTTTCTGATTTGATTAGTGAGGGGAATATTGGCTTGATTAAAGCGGCCAAGAGGTATGACCATACTAAGGGCTTTAAATTTATATCTTTCGCGGTGTGGTGGATTCGTCAGGCAATTTTAACGGCCATTTCTGATCAGCAAAGGATTGTCCGCCTG
It contains:
- a CDS encoding Gfo/Idh/MocA family protein, with the protein product MSLETNNIRVLVVGCGNMGTSHAMAYHQLTGFKICGIVSRGDSKVILNEKLGGGYPLFHDFETALSETRPDAVCISTYPDTHESFAVKAMEQGCHVFIEKPLADSLEAAQRVADAAKRYGKKLLVGYILRYHPSWTRFIELSQEMGKPLVMRMNLNQQSQGAKWNVHQNLMKSLSPIVDCGVHYIDVMCQMTRSRPVQVSAIGARLTNDIPEDNYNYGQLQIRFEDGSVGWYESGWGPMMSETAFFIKDVVGPKGAVSILAKEASAAGKSDVIDAHTKTESIKVHYADLDQDGKFSRSDEWIDLHDEPDHLELCKREQRHFLRAILEDLDLTAPTQDALNSLKVAFASDESVRTGNVVKLI